ACCGCGGCGACCGGCTCCTCCTCCAGGACGTCGACGGCGCGCCCCTGGCCGCCGGGCTGGTCCTCGACCCCGCGGCGCCCCGTCACGGCACCGGCAACGAGGTGCTGATCCGCCTGCGCCGGGTGCTCGACGGGCTCCGCGGCGCCCCCGCGCCCCCGCCCGACGAGCCTGGCGACGAGGCGCTCGCCGCGGCCGACGCCGCCCTGCGCGCCGCCGGGCCCGCGGGCCTGGTCCCGGCCCCCGCCGACGCCCCCGCCGTGGGGTTCCTCGTGCGCGCCGGCCGCGCGGTCGCCCTCGGCGACACCGGCCTGCACGTGCACGCGCGAGCGTTCGCGCGCGCCGAGGAGGCGGCGCTCGCCCGCGGCTCCGCCGGCGCCGTCAGGGCGCAGCACCTCGCGCAGGACCTCGGGGTCCCGGCGCCCGTGGCCGCGGCGCTCCTGGCCCAGCTCGTCGCCGAGCGGGTGCTCGTCCCCGGCGACGACGGCCTCCAGGTGCGCGGGCGGCGCTGACCCGTCACGATGCACCCTCCGTGCCGGAGCACCGCATCCCCCACGGGACCGACGCGCCGGGCTACGGCCGCGCGGCGGTCCGCGCGCTGCTCGGCGACGAGGACGCGCGCACGGAGCACGTCGAGCTCATCGTCTCCGAGCTGGTCTCCAACGCGGTGAAGTACGGCCCGGGTGAGCCGCTGACGCTCAAGCTCGCGCACGACGAGGACGGCGTCGTGCGCGGCGAGGTCTGCGACGAGGGCACGCCCGATCCGGACCTGGCCCTCGCCGACCTCGGCGACCCGCCCGCCCCCGGGTCGACGGGCGGCTACGGCCTGCACATCGTCGACCTCCTCGCGTCGC
The DNA window shown above is from Conexibacter sp. SYSU D00693 and carries:
- a CDS encoding ATP-binding protein is translated as MPEHRIPHGTDAPGYGRAAVRALLGDEDARTEHVELIVSELVSNAVKYGPGEPLTLKLAHDEDGVVRGEVCDEGTPDPDLALADLGDPPAPGSTGGYGLHIVDLLASRWGVREGSTHVWFEVDPADRP